One Xiphophorus maculatus strain JP 163 A chromosome 9, X_maculatus-5.0-male, whole genome shotgun sequence DNA segment encodes these proteins:
- the use1 gene encoding vesicle transport protein USE1 isoform X2 produces MASRLEINFIRLLSRCETMASEKRGETEWRLEKYVAALVDMLVALRKSPSKPTQEILTEYTRKVDFLKGLLEAEKLASPTEKALANQFLAPGRTPTIANERMPATKTVHIQSKARFTGEMRDELLGTRMSVKDGDLRNRRVLPLDERQSAAELDAVMQHHHNLQEKLAEDMLNLARNLKNNTLAAQNIIKQDNQTLSQSMRQADLNFEKLKTESERLEQHTKKSVNWLLWLMLILVSFTFISMILFIRIFPRLR; encoded by the exons ATGGCTTCTAGACTAGAGATCAATTTTATTAGATTATTGTCTCGCTGTGAAACCATGGCGTCGGAAAAACGAGGAGAGACTGAATGGAGACTGGAGAAG taCGTTGCAGCCCTGGTGGACATGTTGGTGGCTCTGAGGAAAAGCCCAAG CAAACCGACACAAGAGATCCTGACTGAATACACAAGAAAAGTCGATTTTCTAAAAGGACTTTTAGAGGCGGAGAAACTG GCATCACCAACAGAGAAGGCCTTAGCCAATCAGTTCCTTGCTCCGGGTCGCACACCGACTATAGCCAATGAGAGGATGCCAGCCACTAAAACCGTTCACATTCAGTCGAAGGCGCGGTTTACAGGGGAGATGAGAGACGAACTGCTCGGCACG CGGATGTCGGTCAAAG ACGGAGACTTGAGAAATAGAAG AGTTCTTCCTCTGGATGAGCGGCAGTCTGCAGCCGAGCTGGACGCAGTAATGCAACACCACCACAACCTCCAGGAGAAGCTGGCAGAGGACATGCTCAACTTGGCCAGAAATCTCAAAAACAACACTCTGGCTGCTCAAAACATCATCAAGCAGGACAATCAG ACGCTGAGTCAGTCCATGCGTCAAGCCGACCTGAACTTTGAGAAGCTGAAGACGGAGTCGGAGCGCTTGGAGCAACACACCAAGAAGTCCGTCAACTGGCTGCTGTGGCTGATGCTCATCCTGGTCTCCTTCACCTTCATCAGCATGATCCTCTTCATCAGAATCTTCCCCAGGCTCAGATGA
- the use1 gene encoding vesicle transport protein USE1 isoform X1, with protein sequence MASRLEINFIRLLSRCETMASEKRGETEWRLEKYVAALVDMLVALRKSPSKPTQEILTEYTRKVDFLKGLLEAEKLASPTEKALANQFLAPGRTPTIANERMPATKTVHIQSKARFTGEMRDELLGTRMSVKADGDLRNRRVLPLDERQSAAELDAVMQHHHNLQEKLAEDMLNLARNLKNNTLAAQNIIKQDNQTLSQSMRQADLNFEKLKTESERLEQHTKKSVNWLLWLMLILVSFTFISMILFIRIFPRLR encoded by the exons ATGGCTTCTAGACTAGAGATCAATTTTATTAGATTATTGTCTCGCTGTGAAACCATGGCGTCGGAAAAACGAGGAGAGACTGAATGGAGACTGGAGAAG taCGTTGCAGCCCTGGTGGACATGTTGGTGGCTCTGAGGAAAAGCCCAAG CAAACCGACACAAGAGATCCTGACTGAATACACAAGAAAAGTCGATTTTCTAAAAGGACTTTTAGAGGCGGAGAAACTG GCATCACCAACAGAGAAGGCCTTAGCCAATCAGTTCCTTGCTCCGGGTCGCACACCGACTATAGCCAATGAGAGGATGCCAGCCACTAAAACCGTTCACATTCAGTCGAAGGCGCGGTTTACAGGGGAGATGAGAGACGAACTGCTCGGCACG CGGATGTCGGTCAAAG CAGACGGAGACTTGAGAAATAGAAG AGTTCTTCCTCTGGATGAGCGGCAGTCTGCAGCCGAGCTGGACGCAGTAATGCAACACCACCACAACCTCCAGGAGAAGCTGGCAGAGGACATGCTCAACTTGGCCAGAAATCTCAAAAACAACACTCTGGCTGCTCAAAACATCATCAAGCAGGACAATCAG ACGCTGAGTCAGTCCATGCGTCAAGCCGACCTGAACTTTGAGAAGCTGAAGACGGAGTCGGAGCGCTTGGAGCAACACACCAAGAAGTCCGTCAACTGGCTGCTGTGGCTGATGCTCATCCTGGTCTCCTTCACCTTCATCAGCATGATCCTCTTCATCAGAATCTTCCCCAGGCTCAGATGA